A window of the Miscanthus floridulus cultivar M001 chromosome 14, ASM1932011v1, whole genome shotgun sequence genome harbors these coding sequences:
- the LOC136504192 gene encoding serine/threonine-protein kinase 52-like, producing MASSGGGGASSAAAKNESYVRADKIDLESLDIQLEKQLAKTWEKHKGSYNQGPREDWEIDLAKLEIRYVIAQGTYGTVYRGTYDGQDVAVKLLDWGEDGFASEAETATLRASFKQEVAVWHELNHPNVTKFVGASMGTADLKIPANSSNSGGRTELPPRACCVVVEYLAGGTLKQYLIKNRRRKLAYKVVVQIALDLARGLSYLHSRKIVHRDVKTENMLLDTQRNLKIADFGVARVEAQNPKDMTGATGTLGYMAPEVLEGKPYNRKCDVYSFGICLWEIYCCDMPYPDLSFADVSSAVVHQNLRPDIPRCCPSPMTNIMRKCWDANPDKRPDMDEVVRFLEALDTSKGGGMIPEGQAGGCLCFFRARGP from the exons ATGGcgtcgagcggcggcggcggcgcgtcgtcggcggcggcgaagAACGAGTCCTACGTGCGGGCCGACAAGATCGACCTCGAGAGCCTGGACATCCAGCTGGAGAAGCAGCTGGCCAAGACCTGGGAGAAGCACAAGGGGTCGTACAACCAGGGGCCCAGGGAGGACTGGGAGATCGACCTCGCCAAGCTCGAGATTCGCTACGTCATCGCGCAGGGCACCTACGGCACGGTGTACCGCGGCACGTATGATGGGCAGGACGTCGCAG taaaactgttggATTGGGGTGAAGATGGCTTTGCATCAGAAGCTGAAACTGCCACACTGCGAGCATCTTTTAAGCAGGAGGTTGCTGTCTGGCATGAGCTCAACCATCCAAATGTTACAAAG TTCGTTGGTGCATCAATGGGTACCGCAGACCTTAAGATTCCAGCCAATAGTTCCAACAGTGGTGGGCGCACTGAGCTGCCGCCAAGAGCATGTTGTGTTGTGGTTGAATATCTCGCTGGAGGAACACTAAAACAATATTTAATAAAGAACAGGCGAAGGAAGCTTGCATACAAAGTTGTTGTTCAGATAGCACTGGATCTTGCTAGAGG ATTGAGCTATCTACACTCAAGAAAGATTGTACATCGGGACGTAAAAACTGAAAATATGCTGCTCGACACACAGCGAAACCTTAAAATTGCTGATTTTGGTGTTGCTCGTGTTGAGGCTCAGAATCCAAAGGATATGACAGGTGCGACAGGGACACTTGGCTACATGGCCCCAGAG GTTCTTGAAGGCAAGCCATACAATAGAAAGTGTGATGTATACAGTTTTGGCATATGCTTATGGGAAATATACTGCTGTGACATGCCATATCCAGACCTCAGTTTTGCAGACGTCTCATCTGCCGTTGTTCATCAG AACCTGCGGCCTGACATTCCTCGCTGCTGCCCAAGCCCAATGACGAACATCATGCGGAAGTGCTGGGACGCGAACCCGGATAAGCGTCCTGACATGGACGAGGTGGTGCGGTTCTTGGAGGCCCTCGACACAAGCAAGGGCGGTGGCATGATACCAGAAGGCCAGGCCGGCGGGTGCTTGTGTTTCTTCAGAGCCCGTGGTCCTTAG